From Cyclobacteriaceae bacterium, a single genomic window includes:
- the nuoF gene encoding NADH-quinone oxidoreductase subunit NuoF: MGKKFLLEHVNVPGIETLPVYQSKGGYASVEKALKTMTPDQLIEEVKFSDLRGRGGAGFPTGLKWSFMDRKSDKPRYLVVNADESEPGTFKDRYLMEKLPHLLIEGMIVSCFALGAKSGYIYIRGEYMYIVRILEKAIDEAYQAGLLGKNILGTDFSLDLYVHPGAGAYICGEETALLESLEGKRGNPRLKPPFPAIAGLYACPTVVNNVESIAAVPTIINITADKYNDVGIGKSSGTKLISASGHINKPGIYEIELGLPVEEFIYSDEYCGGIWKGRKLKAVVAGGSSVPILPANLILKTAKGEPRLMTYESLADGGFVSGTMLGSGGFIVMDETACIVRNLWTFARFYHHESCGQCSPCREGTGWMEKVLHRIEHGHGHMEDIDLLVSVAKKIEGNTICPLGDAAAWPVASAIRHFREEFEYHVKYPEKVKDPKHFEKEPFVSEGMLVNG, from the coding sequence ATGGGTAAGAAATTTCTACTAGAGCACGTAAACGTACCAGGCATTGAAACACTCCCGGTGTATCAGTCCAAAGGCGGCTATGCGTCAGTAGAGAAGGCGTTGAAGACTATGACGCCTGATCAACTCATAGAAGAAGTAAAGTTTTCTGATCTCCGCGGAAGAGGTGGCGCTGGGTTTCCAACAGGGTTGAAATGGAGTTTTATGGATCGCAAGTCCGATAAGCCAAGATATCTTGTAGTGAACGCTGATGAAAGCGAGCCGGGAACTTTCAAGGATCGTTATCTCATGGAGAAGCTCCCTCACTTATTGATAGAGGGAATGATTGTCTCCTGTTTTGCATTAGGTGCAAAGTCAGGATACATCTATATCCGTGGTGAGTACATGTACATCGTTCGCATTCTTGAGAAGGCAATTGACGAAGCATATCAGGCCGGACTCCTTGGCAAGAATATTTTAGGAACCGACTTTTCTCTTGATCTGTATGTGCATCCTGGAGCAGGAGCGTATATCTGTGGTGAAGAAACTGCCTTGCTGGAATCATTGGAAGGGAAGCGCGGCAATCCAAGATTGAAACCACCCTTTCCGGCGATTGCAGGTTTATATGCATGCCCAACAGTTGTAAACAATGTTGAATCCATTGCAGCGGTTCCAACGATCATCAATATCACTGCAGACAAGTATAATGATGTCGGTATTGGCAAGAGCTCGGGTACAAAACTCATATCGGCGAGTGGTCATATTAATAAACCAGGCATCTACGAAATTGAACTAGGCCTTCCGGTAGAAGAATTTATTTACTCTGATGAATACTGTGGTGGCATATGGAAAGGAAGAAAGCTTAAGGCTGTTGTTGCCGGTGGATCTTCTGTGCCAATCTTACCTGCCAATCTTATATTAAAAACGGCTAAAGGTGAACCACGTCTGATGACCTATGAGTCACTGGCCGATGGAGGATTCGTTAGCGGAACAATGCTTGGTTCCGGTGGCTTTATAGTGATGGATGAAACTGCCTGTATCGTTCGGAATCTATGGACCTTTGCGCGATTCTATCATCATGAATCATGCGGACAATGCAGTCCTTGTCGTGAAGGTACGGGTTGGATGGAAAAAGTCTTGCATCGTATTGAGCATGGTCATGGACATATGGAAGATATCGATCTGCTGGTGAGTGTTGCCAAGAAGATTGAAGGAAATACAATTTGTCCTTTGGGAGATGCAGCGGCGTGGCCGGTTGCCAGTGCGATCCGTCACTTCCGTGAAGAGTTTGAATATCATGTTAAGTATCCGGAAAAAGTGAAAGACCCAAAGCATTTTGAGAAGGAGCCGTTTGTGAGTGAAGGAATGCTGGTCAATGGTTAA
- the nuoE gene encoding NADH-quinone oxidoreductase subunit NuoE: MEQIKFSEQTLALVNRIIKRYPEGKQKSALLPVLHLAQAEFNGWLSAPVMDYVASLLSIKPVEVYEVASFYSMYNLKPVGTCLIEVCQTGPCWLRGADDIVEHLKNRLNINVGETTSDGMFTLKTVECLGSCGTAPMLQIGAKYHEDLTNEKVDDILEKMRSENKRSSYMR, translated from the coding sequence ATGGAACAGATAAAATTTTCGGAACAGACGCTCGCATTGGTGAACAGGATCATCAAACGATATCCTGAAGGAAAACAAAAGTCTGCATTGCTGCCTGTTCTTCATTTGGCTCAGGCTGAATTCAATGGCTGGCTGAGCGCACCCGTGATGGATTATGTTGCGTCGTTGCTCAGCATCAAGCCTGTCGAAGTTTATGAAGTGGCATCTTTCTATTCAATGTATAACCTGAAGCCGGTTGGTACCTGCCTTATTGAAGTTTGTCAGACAGGACCATGCTGGTTGAGAGGAGCGGATGATATCGTTGAACATTTGAAGAACAGATTAAACATTAATGTTGGTGAGACAACCAGTGATGGCATGTTCACATTAAAGACTGTTGAATGTTTAGGTTCCTGTGGAACAGCACCCATGCTTCAGATTGGGGCAAAGTATCATGAGGATCTGACAAATGAAAAAGTGGATGACATTCTGGAAAAGATGCGCTCAGAGAATAAGCGCAGTTCCTACATGAGATGA
- a CDS encoding NADH-quinone oxidoreductase subunit D, protein MDVNQTATDHIYKPEEKQYSYLNLGPTHPATHGIFQNVLKMDGEIIEEATSTIGYIHRAFEKLAERRPFYQIPPITDRMNYCSAPINNIGWHMTVEKLLGIEVPKRVQYLRVIVMELARIADHVICNAVIGVDTGALTGFVYMFQQRESVYEIYEEICGARLTSNLGRIGGFERDFTPKTWEKINKFLKEFPTVLKEFENLLNRNRIFMDRTIGCGPITGEKALSYSFTGPNLRAAGVDYDVRVAMPYSSYQDFDFQIPVGQNGDTYDRFMVRQEEMWQSLSIIKQAMAKLPEGPFHANVPEFYLPPKEEVYDKMEALIYHFKIVMGETDVPKGEVYHCVEGGNGELGFYLISDGGRTPFRLHFRRPCFIYYQAFPEMVKGSMLSDAILTMSSMNVIAGELDA, encoded by the coding sequence ATGGATGTAAATCAAACAGCAACCGATCATATTTATAAGCCAGAGGAGAAGCAATATTCTTACCTCAATCTTGGCCCTACACATCCGGCGACGCATGGAATATTCCAGAACGTCCTGAAAATGGATGGTGAAATTATAGAAGAGGCTACCTCTACGATTGGATACATTCACCGTGCATTTGAAAAGCTTGCCGAGAGAAGACCTTTTTATCAGATACCACCGATTACAGATCGCATGAACTATTGTTCAGCGCCTATTAATAATATTGGTTGGCACATGACTGTTGAAAAGCTTCTTGGAATTGAAGTTCCGAAGCGTGTGCAATACCTGCGTGTCATTGTCATGGAATTAGCACGCATTGCCGACCACGTTATTTGCAATGCAGTAATTGGTGTGGATACAGGGGCGTTAACGGGCTTTGTTTATATGTTTCAGCAGCGTGAATCTGTTTATGAAATTTATGAAGAGATCTGCGGCGCGCGACTGACATCCAATCTTGGGCGCATCGGCGGCTTTGAAAGAGACTTTACTCCCAAGACATGGGAGAAGATCAATAAATTCCTGAAAGAGTTTCCAACCGTATTAAAAGAGTTTGAGAATCTTCTCAATCGTAACAGGATTTTCATGGATCGTACCATTGGTTGTGGTCCTATCACTGGAGAGAAAGCTTTGAGCTATAGTTTTACCGGCCCGAATCTTCGTGCTGCCGGTGTTGATTACGATGTGCGTGTTGCCATGCCTTATTCTTCCTATCAGGATTTTGATTTTCAGATCCCAGTAGGGCAGAATGGCGATACCTATGATAGGTTCATGGTTCGTCAGGAGGAAATGTGGCAGAGCTTAAGCATCATCAAACAGGCGATGGCAAAATTACCGGAAGGACCATTCCATGCTAATGTTCCTGAATTCTATCTGCCTCCAAAGGAAGAAGTTTATGACAAGATGGAAGCGCTTATCTACCATTTCAAAATCGTGATGGGAGAGACCGATGTTCCAAAAGGTGAGGTATATCATTGTGTGGAAGGTGGAAACGGTGAGCTTGGATTCTATCTGATCAGCGATGGCGGAAGAACTCCTTTCCGTCTTCATTTCAGAAGGCCATGCTTTATTTATTACCAGGCATTTCCTGAAATGGTGAAAGGCTCTATGTTGTCGGATGCGATCCTGACGATGAGTAGCATGAATGTTATTGCGGGAGAACTTGATGCTTGA
- a CDS encoding NADH-quinone oxidoreductase subunit C, translated as MLYDFPVISLKQDKIVDVIKHLRDHAETKFQFLTTLCGIHYAEVNQIAVMYQLHNMVSNQRVRLKIYLPVENPVVQSLTSVFPGANWMERETYDFYGVKFEGHPNLKRILNVDEMIIFPLRKEYPLEDQVRVDKNDSMFGR; from the coding sequence ATGTTATACGATTTCCCAGTCATTTCGCTGAAGCAGGATAAGATCGTTGATGTTATTAAACACTTGCGAGATCATGCTGAAACAAAATTTCAGTTCCTGACAACACTATGTGGAATTCACTACGCTGAAGTAAATCAGATCGCTGTGATGTATCAGCTCCATAATATGGTGAGTAACCAGCGAGTAAGGCTTAAGATTTATCTGCCGGTTGAAAATCCGGTCGTTCAATCTCTTACTTCAGTTTTTCCAGGAGCAAACTGGATGGAGCGTGAGACCTATGATTTTTATGGTGTGAAATTCGAAGGTCATCCTAACCTGAAACGTATTTTAAATGTGGATGAGATGATCATATTCCCATTGCGGAAGGAGTATCCTCTCGAAGATCAGGTTCGTGTTGATAAAAATGACTCAATGTTCGGAAGATAA
- a CDS encoding NADH-quinone oxidoreductase subunit B, with protein MSTVADNINVGQKPEGLEGTGFFATRLEQVVGLARKNSIWPLPFATSCCGIEFMATMGAHYDLARFGSERLSFSPRQADLLMVMGTIAKKMGPVLKQVYEQMAEPRWVLSVGACASSGGIFDTYSVLQGIDRIIPVDVYVPGCPPRPEQIIDGVMKIQALVESESLRRRDSKEYKAMLNTYGIE; from the coding sequence ATGAGTACAGTAGCAGACAATATTAATGTAGGGCAGAAGCCGGAAGGCCTTGAAGGTACTGGCTTTTTTGCGACAAGACTTGAGCAGGTCGTTGGCCTTGCACGTAAGAACTCCATTTGGCCATTACCATTTGCCACATCCTGCTGCGGGATTGAATTTATGGCAACCATGGGTGCTCACTATGACCTCGCCAGGTTCGGATCTGAAAGATTAAGCTTTTCACCGCGACAAGCTGATTTACTGATGGTTATGGGAACCATTGCCAAGAAAATGGGACCGGTTTTGAAGCAGGTTTATGAACAAATGGCGGAGCCTCGCTGGGTGCTATCCGTTGGAGCGTGTGCTTCAAGTGGTGGCATATTTGATACCTACAGCGTACTTCAGGGAATAGACCGGATTATACCAGTGGATGTGTATGTCCCGGGATGCCCGCCGCGCCCTGAGCAGATCATTGATGGTGTTATGAAGATTCAGGCGCTTGTTGAATCTGAGTCCCTCAGAAGAAGAGATTCAAAGGAGTATAAGGCCATGTTAAATACTTACGGAATTGAGTAA
- a CDS encoding NADH-quinone oxidoreductase subunit A, with the protein MEDTGLIQYAPIALMFLFAAGFVGVTMVATHLLGPKRNTKIKLEAFECGIEAKGNARIPFSIKYFLVAILFVLFDVEVIFMYPWAVNFNDLGVTGFVEMILFISSMLIGFFYILKKGALTWED; encoded by the coding sequence ATGGAAGACACAGGACTTATTCAATACGCACCCATTGCTCTGATGTTCTTATTCGCCGCCGGCTTTGTCGGTGTTACAATGGTTGCCACCCACTTACTGGGTCCAAAGAGAAATACCAAGATCAAACTGGAAGCTTTCGAATGTGGAATTGAAGCAAAAGGAAACGCCAGAATCCCATTTAGCATCAAGTATTTCCTGGTGGCTATCCTCTTCGTGCTATTTGATGTAGAAGTTATATTCATGTACCCCTGGGCGGTGAATTTCAATGACTTAGGTGTGACAGGATTTGTGGAAATGATCCTCTTTATTTCTTCCATGCTGATCGGATTCTTTTACATTCTTAAGAAAGGTGCATTGACCTGGGAAGACTAG
- a CDS encoding LamG domain-containing protein: MNFPLNDVCVKRVASRTLLALTLIVVTFGFNGCSDSEFVPAPSVTELSKRITAGIKLVTSTYEGAATGNFPKGSRKILIDSIDSAQKIYVKTNITQALLTQSLNNLNTAIDTYMSKKVITVDPTNLVGQWTFDELDILEEGILLKDYSGKGNNAILKRGHEYWGRGLPTRGTDRNGNVSRTLHFDHGANIEIPYTPEFNQGQISISLWVKLDTLRPFLANQSLASLNRKNGYQLFTDNIGRAVFTVNPAATPGTNITDDNATVLFPGNWYHIAVTFGNGHMVFYRNGVVLKDHIHAGTTLTTNPGVNFVFGQDLPTDKYSLNPLDPNAVDQGGFLRGYLDELRVYKSVLTVEQVASIYAAEKP, encoded by the coding sequence GTGAACTTCCCTTTGAATGATGTGTGTGTAAAAAGAGTTGCCTCCAGGACACTGCTGGCTCTTACTCTTATTGTGGTGACTTTTGGTTTTAATGGTTGCTCAGATAGTGAGTTTGTTCCTGCCCCATCGGTAACCGAACTTTCAAAGCGTATTACCGCTGGCATTAAGCTCGTGACTTCAACTTACGAAGGAGCGGCTACCGGCAATTTCCCGAAAGGATCCAGGAAGATTCTGATAGACTCAATTGACTCGGCTCAAAAGATCTATGTAAAAACAAATATTACTCAGGCACTCCTTACCCAGTCTCTTAATAATCTCAATACTGCTATTGACACTTACATGAGCAAAAAAGTGATCACCGTCGATCCGACAAACCTCGTAGGGCAATGGACGTTTGATGAACTTGACATACTTGAAGAAGGTATCCTCTTAAAAGACTATTCCGGTAAGGGAAACAACGCTATTCTAAAGCGAGGCCACGAGTACTGGGGTCGTGGATTACCAACACGTGGCACTGATAGAAATGGAAATGTCTCCAGAACTCTTCACTTCGATCACGGTGCAAACATTGAGATTCCCTACACTCCGGAATTTAATCAGGGACAAATCTCTATCTCACTATGGGTTAAGCTTGATACGCTAAGACCATTTCTGGCAAATCAATCCCTTGCATCGCTTAACAGGAAAAATGGATATCAGCTATTTACAGATAACATCGGCAGAGCAGTCTTCACCGTTAATCCTGCCGCGACACCCGGCACCAACATCACCGATGACAATGCTACCGTCCTATTCCCAGGAAACTGGTATCACATCGCAGTAACATTCGGCAATGGTCACATGGTGTTTTACCGCAATGGTGTTGTGCTTAAAGATCACATCCATGCAGGAACAACACTTACAACCAATCCTGGTGTCAACTTTGTATTTGGACAAGATCTTCCTACCGACAAATATTCTCTCAATCCTTTAGATCCCAATGCTGTTGATCAGGGAGGATTTTTGAGAGGATACCTTGATGAGCTGAGAGTTTACAAATCCGTTCTTACAGTAGAACAGGTTGCAAGTATTTACGCCGCTGAGAAACCTTAA
- a CDS encoding phosphoheptose isomerase encodes MNLKLKSSEKKDVFAEVEHFLNGCNLKIDTKDTQRPWGGFFVMDESEAAEFGKLFFPEIDLSTLRISGKLSPKILVVAPEKRLSWQYHHRRAEIWRVISGKVGVVTSLTDVEGEKKELKEGELIRLMQGQRHRLIGLSDWGVVAEIWQHTDLHQPSNEDDIIRLQDDFGR; translated from the coding sequence ATGAACCTGAAACTAAAAAGCTCTGAGAAGAAAGATGTCTTTGCTGAAGTTGAACACTTTCTGAATGGATGCAATCTCAAGATTGACACTAAAGATACTCAACGTCCATGGGGTGGTTTTTTTGTAATGGATGAAAGTGAGGCTGCAGAATTTGGTAAGCTCTTCTTTCCTGAAATTGATCTCTCCACCCTTCGTATCAGTGGAAAGCTAAGTCCAAAGATACTGGTAGTAGCTCCTGAGAAACGTCTTTCGTGGCAATATCATCATCGTCGTGCTGAAATATGGAGAGTCATCTCCGGCAAAGTCGGCGTGGTAACAAGTCTTACGGATGTAGAAGGTGAAAAGAAAGAACTAAAAGAAGGTGAACTGATTCGCCTTATGCAAGGACAGCGCCACCGTCTGATCGGTTTAAGCGATTGGGGTGTTGTAGCAGAAATCTGGCAGCATACAGACCTTCATCAGCCTTCCAATGAAGATGACATCATACGTCTTCAGGATGACTTCGGCAGATGA